In one window of Erythrolamprus reginae isolate rEryReg1 chromosome 1, rEryReg1.hap1, whole genome shotgun sequence DNA:
- the NUFIP2 gene encoding FMR1-interacting protein NUFIP2 has translation MEAPPPPLCFYGPGPPAAPPPADGRGAADYGELNGTLAERGPFLTSPGNSDLPGSVSALPNGSQPARELGLALKQTAKGGMFVKAGLKTKTYGLKNSLDRKSERCPESQARDGPSWDKAEMHPVPNGIVVADGADYLANGCGGKGTDNDGSGSESGYTTPKKRKGRRNSAKGCENLSLGQEKVVPGSPGPALKLEADPYRADSRDPKADTPPDVLKAVWKCEEPGGLGVGRGKPGGVGDMLRKVVEAKVGPSGKKLEERPKGKHVSVSSKEDSWTLFKPPPVFPVDNSSAKIVPKISYASKVKENLNKAAPSLSSSSSSSSSSSSSSSSSLCSSSVGEVQIQTSNRLSQVPMSAMKSVTSAGFSNGPILAGADRGMCPAGVQALLVPAASTVLSASSKLAPPQDAGPPADPQKSSLFVYPSNMHGLFSVAAPAESLFLATQQNLGDIFQNQWGLSFINEPSAGPETSPRKPTEAKGSEVTFQGSCPAAPVPQGAETSSAGPRQPAFPKAYELAKRTSPQLLGGLLNKTGAAGEESDLLLEPHLPGGLPQAELGGPGPFVFLAKDYCVDSRLSSPTNTFLVSTKEQRQPGGLERKASWGEFDLRAAVLYHVQEMESICNLQKRDPKRIVTYAEALDTTPST, from the exons ATGGAGGCGCCCCCCCCGCCGCTCTGCTTTTACGGCCCGGGCCCCCCCGCCGCCCCCCCGCCCGCAGACGGACGCGGAGCAGCAG ATTATGGCGAACTCAACGGGACCCTTGCTGAACGAGGCCCCTTCCTGACATCTCCCGGTAACAGTGACTTGCCTGGGTCCGTTTCCGCGCTTCCCAACGGGAGCCAGCCTGCCCGGGAGCTCGGCCTGGCTCTCAAGCAGACGGCAAAAGGCGGCATGTTTGTGAAAGCCGGTCTGAAAACCAAGACCTACGGCTTGAAAAACAGCCTGGACCGGAAGAGCGAGCGATGCCCCGAGAGCCAAGCCAGAGACGGTCCATCCTGGGACAAAGCCGAGATGCACCCCGTGCCCAACGGCATCGTTGTGGCTGACGGCGCTGACTACCTCGCCAACGGCTGTGGCGGCAAAGGCACGGACAACGACGGCAGCGGCTCGGAAAGCGGCTACACCACGCCCAAGAAGCGGAAGGGCCGGCGCAACAGCGCGAAGGGGTGCGAGAACCTGAGCCTGGGGCAGGAGAAGGTCGTGCCGGGCAGCCCCGGCCCGGCCTTGAAGCTGGAGGCAGACCCTTACAGGGCCGACAGCAGGGACCCGAAGGCCGACACTCCGCCTGACGTCCTGAAAGCCGTGTGGAAGTGCGAGGAGCCGGGCGGGCTAGGGGTGGGCCGCGGGAAGCCTGGCGGAGTTGGGGACATGCTCCGGAAGGTGGTGGAGGCCAAAGTTGGACCGTCCGGCAAAAAGCTGGAGGAGCGTCCGAAGGGGAAGCACGTCTCTGTGTCCTCGAAGGAAGATTCGTGGACCCTGTTTAAGCCTCCCCCGGTTTTCCCCGTGGATAACAGCAGCGCGAAGATCGTTCCCAAAATCAGTTACGCAAGCAAAGTGAAAGAGAACCTCAACAAGGCGGCTCCTtccctgtcctcctcctcttcttcctcctcctcttcctcctcctcttcctcctcctccttgtgttCGTCTTCTGTGGGTGAGGTCCAGATCCAGACCTCCAACCGCCTCTCCCAGGTCCCCATGTCCGCCATGAAGTCTGTTACATCGGCCGGCTTTTCCAACGGGCCCATCTTGGCCGGGGCGGACCGTGGCATGTGTCCGGCCGGCGTCCAGGCCCTGCTGGTGCCAGCTGCTAGTACTGTCCTCTCGGCTTCTTCCAAATTGGCCCCACCCCAGGACGCCGGTCCCCCCGCGGACCCGCAGAAGTCGAGTCTCTTCGTCTACCCGTCAAACATGCACGGCCTGTTCAGCGTGGCGGCCCCGGCCGAGTCCCTGTTCCTGGCCACGCAGCAAAACCTAGGCGATATCTTCCAGAACCAGTGGGGGTTATCCTTTATAAACGAGCCCAGCGCGGGCCCGGAGACGTCGCCCAGAAAGCCGACGGAAGCCAAGGGGTCCGAGGTGACTTTCCAAGGGTCCTGCCCCGCCGCGCCGGTTCCTCAGGGGGCTGAGACGTCTTCCGCTGGACCCAGACAGCCGGCGTTCCCCAAGGCCTACGAGCTGGCCAAACGGACTAGTCCCCAGCTTTTGGGCGGACTCTTAAATAAGACGGGGGCCGCTGGGGAGGAGAGCGACCTGCTGTTGGAGCCTCACTTGCCAGGGGGCCTGCCCCAGGCGGAACTCGGGGGCCCGGGGCCCTTTGTGTTCCTGGCCAAGGACTATTGTGTAGACAGTCGTCTGTCTTCGCCTACGAACACTTTCTTAGTCTCCACCAAAGAGCAGAGGCAGCCCGGCGGTCTGGAACGGAAGGCCagctggggggagtttgacctgCGGGCAGCTGTTCTATACCACGTCCAAG AGATGGAATCTATTTGTAATTTGCAAAAGCGAG